CCCTTGCCGCCATCGAACGCGACACGCCCGCGCTGCTCCTCCTCGACGTGCAGATGCCCGAGATGGACGGCTTCGAGCTATTGCAAAAACTCCCGCGCGAAAAATTGCCGGCGATTATTTTCACTACGGCCTTCGACCAGCACGCCGTCCGCGCGTTCGAGGAGCACGCGCTGGATTATTTGCTGAAGCCATTCAAGCCCGAACGCTTTCACGCCGCCATCGCGCGCGCCCGCCAACATCTCGCCAAACAGGAAGCCGCCGACGCCGGGCGACGCTCGCTCGAACAATTGCTCACGCAGTTCGCGAAGCCCGCGCCCGCCGCACAACGTTTCCTCTCGCGCATCACCGTGAAGACCGACGACAAAGTGTTCATTGTGCCCACCGCCGACGTGGATTCCATCGAGTCCGCCGGCAACTACGTCGCCGTGAACGTGGGCAAGGAGAGCCACATCTTGCGCGAGACACTGAATTCGCTCGAAGCGCAGCTCGACCCGGAAAAATTCCTGCGCGTGAGCCGAAGCGCCCTCGTGAACCTCGACCGCGTGAAAGAACTCCAGCCTATGTTCAAAGGCGAAAACATTCTCATCCTCCACAACGGTCGCCGCATTCCCATGACCCGCGGCCTCCGCGAAGTGGAACAGGCGCTTAAATTTGGTTGAACTGGCCAGACACCAAAAGTTGGATCACGCCTTCGCGTAAAGCTCGCTGCCTTTCTCGGCGAACTCGCGGGACTTTTCTTCCATTCCTTTTTGCAGCGCTTCCTGTTCGGAGACGCCTTGT
The sequence above is drawn from the Verrucomicrobiota bacterium genome and encodes:
- a CDS encoding response regulator, whose amino-acid sequence is MKIRTLIVDDERLARQRIRLLARDEPDLEIIGECASGHDALAAIERDTPALLLLDVQMPEMDGFELLQKLPREKLPAIIFTTAFDQHAVRAFEEHALDYLLKPFKPERFHAAIARARQHLAKQEAADAGRRSLEQLLTQFAKPAPAAQRFLSRITVKTDDKVFIVPTADVDSIESAGNYVAVNVGKESHILRETLNSLEAQLDPEKFLRVSRSALVNLDRVKELQPMFKGENILILHNGRRIPMTRGLREVEQALKFG